In a single window of the Lates calcarifer isolate ASB-BC8 linkage group LG1, TLL_Latcal_v3, whole genome shotgun sequence genome:
- the tnfaip6 gene encoding tumor necrosis factor-inducible gene 6 protein, which produces MRVFTLLWTLGFLLKEAQAWGFKNGIFHNSIWLEQAAGVYHRESRKGRYQLTYKEAKAVCKYEGGTLATYEQLEAARQIGFHVCAAGWFDKGRVGYPIVKAGVKCGFGKVGIIDYGYRLNKSERWDVYCYNPNSKECGGVLTDQQKIIQSPGFPEEYQDEQICYWHIRVRLGQRIRLRFLEFDVEDDMACLADYLEVYDSYDDVSGFAGRFCGDYLPDDIISTGNVMTLKFLSDASVIAGGFQLEYTAFNASLFSQNHTHYFH; this is translated from the exons ATGCGCGTCTTCACTCTCCTCTGGACACTCGGGTTCCTGCTGAAAGAGGCGCAGGCATGGGGCTTCAAAAACGGAATATTTCATAATTCAATATGGCTGG AACAAGCAGCTGGAGTTTACCACCGGGAATCGCGCAAAGGGAGATACCAGCTGACTTATAAAGAGGCCAAGGCTGTCTGCAAATACGAGGGAGGGACCCTGGCCACTTATGAACAACTGGAGGCTGCTCGTCAGATAG GTTTCCATGTGTGTGCAGCTGGATGGTTCGACAAAGGACGTGTTGGCTACCCCATCGTCAAAGCTGGTGTCAAGTGTGGTTTTGGGAAGGTTGGCATCATCGACTATGGATACAGGCTGAACAAAAGCGAGAGATGGGACGTATACTGCTACAACCCAAACT CCAAGGAGTGTGGCGGAGTGCTGACAGATCAGCAGAAGATCATCCAGTCTCCGGGTTTCCCTGAGGAGTACCAGGATGAACAGATCTGCTACTGGCACATCCGAGTCCGCCTGGGCCAGAGGATCCGCCTCCGCTTCCTGGAGTTTGATGTGGAGGACGACATGGCGTGTCTAGCAGATTACCTGGAGGTGTACGACAGCTACGATGACGTCTCAGGCTTTGCTGGGAG ATTCTGTGGTGATTATTTACCTGATGATATCATCAGCACAG GAAACGTGATGACGTTAAAGTTCCTCTCCGATGCTTCAGTTATAGCCGGGGGCTTCCAGTTGGAGTACACTGCCTTTAATGCATCTCTGTTCTCACAGAATCACACCCACTATTTTCACTGA